The sequence TGAACTGTGGGCTCGTCCTGGAGAGAGGGGGAAGGAGGGGACCAGGAAACACCTGTTAGTCTGGAACCTTCCATCTGAGGAACCGCGCCTGATATTAGGGAGCGACCAATAAGAGATGCGGCCCTCTGTCCAGACACGCCCCCTCTACCCAGGGCAGAAAACCAGCTCGGAAGCAGTGTGGGAACCTGAGTGAGGGgataagaaaaaagaaggttGAGTGGATCTGTAGCTCCGTGTGGAATCGCTGATAAATGTAAGGCGGGTGTAGATGTGCTCCAGCTGTACCTGGGTTGGAGAGGACAGGTCAGCTCGACTGAAACTGAACTGCCTTGCTGAAGGTCTCTTATCAAATAAGGACACCTCACAGCCCTGTGAAAAACCAGCAAACAAGTTATACAAGGCAGAGGCAAGTTATCGGTGTCACCATATATTTCTGTGATTTtgatcattcacacactggggccaaacattaatttttattaaacatACAAGCACTATGAACAAATTCCCACGCTAAGTCGACTTATCGGAGAGATTTCTCCTCATATTGGAGCAATACGAGCGAGTTACATTTgtgttttgctattttttcATGTGTCAAACACTTTTTATTCCCTAAGTATTGACCGACTGTAAATAAAGAAGATCGTCAACACTCTGTTGTCTCTAACAATCTGTGGAGTGATTTCTGTTCGAAGGactgtgacaaacatttcaGTTTTCAAGACCAAATCCGACCCTGAACTTTCTTTCTTCTGCAAATACTTGCTAAATGTAGTGTCCCTGTAGCACTGATTACATGCAATTGGTTTCATGTGGGAGAACACTGCCTTGAAAGGATCAGGTAGACCATTTGATCCAAAGGCTTTGGGCTGATCAAGTAATTTGCTAACGTTACAAACTAATCATCCACAGATTTACAGAGCAAAGACGCAGAACTGCTACATGCTTTCTACATAAATAGTCAACATTGTGACAGTTGTCATTGTAGTGATACAGAGTTGTTGAAGGCACAAGATATATGGTACATACAACAGTCCAACACAAGTGTTGAGAAGCAAAAATCTAGCACAAACACAAGCTGTGCACAAGTGAGCAACATAATCACAACAGCAACAGCTGTGGGTGTCATTAATAACAATGGCTTATTGAGGTTATGCCGAGCCCCTTGAAAAACAATTATGGAGACCAGGACAGTTCTCATGGGGAAAATCAGAGAGGcaattaactttaaaaatacagaGTTCCTGCTTTGTTCTTTTTAGGGGGTTTGTGTTTCTATGTTCAGACATTAAGATGTAGGAATTCACGTATATAGTTTACCTGGTCAGGGAAGTCGTTGCCATCCACGTCGTCGCTGTTGGACTGACCTCCTGGACTCTGAACCTCGATGCCATGACTCTCCAAGATGGCTGCttcttcaaaaacacaaacGTCATCATAGCATATCGACTCAgctacaaaacagcaacacactcaAAATAAGGACAACAGTGATTCAACTATTCAGAAGCTGCTCTTCTcggaaagaaaacaacatccTGTTTCCTCTTCAGGTGTGCGAGAAATTTAACACTGTCTATTGTGATGACCAGCAATACTAGTGTGAACTGGGTGACACAGAAAAAGAACCTCACACAATTAGGATTTCTGTTAAAGTGAAACACAAGCTCTTGTGCGTGCTACTTGCACATAATGCTCTTAAGCACATAGATACAGCACAAGTGATTTCCTGTgggttctttatttatttacaccaaACCATAGTGTAGTATACAACATCTAACGTGTATCTCTCTttcactcccacacacacacacacacacacacacacacacacacacacacacacacacacacacacacacacacacacacaaatatacagaCGTAGACATTACCAATATTAGCACGCCTCTTGATATCTTTGCGGCGGTTCGCAAACCAGTTGTAGACCTTCAGGGATGTTACCCTCTCCAAATCAGACAGCTTCTTtcctgtaaaacacacacacacacagtctaggACATAACTAGCTTTACAATGCAGTTAGAAAAATTAAGTTTGGGATCCTGCAGTTCTTCtaattaataaatacatattaaGCCAAAGAAGTAGTTAACATATTTATACTAAATAGCAAATCTAATAATTTGTTTCCCCAATCACTAATACTTAATTTGGGATGCAATTCACAACCTTTTGCCAGTAAGACTGTACCTGGTTTCTGTATGACAGCATTGCAGGCAGTGGCAATCTCCTCTCTCTTGGCTTCATCGGGATACTGGTTATCATTGAAATAGCTGCAGATACACATTGCACTTTGTTACTTTCAATTCTTCTTACATCAGTTCTACAATTCTACATCAGTAcccctcctcatcctcacccCTCCATGACAGCCAGACACTCCTTCCTCCAGGTAAATCTGCTCCCTCGTCGCAGACGGAAGCCCCCGGGGGCCGAACCAAATGTAGGAGGAGCTTGATTCCAGTCCATCACCTCCTCCAGTGGTATGGGGGTGGCTCGCATTGCCAGAGTAGCACCTGGAGCATCAAACATGACAAAAGATCAATGAGATTTACTAGGTTCTGTAAATTAGTAGGTTCTGGAAGTCAGTTTCGTGCCATTGGAAGCATTTACTGTACATTACCACAGCAATCCTTGTCTAAATCAAACTTTTGTCTCTGTATAAATCTTTAGACACATAATACACTGATTAATGATCACTAACTTATATGTCATAGTTGGTCACATTGatagaaaaatgtcagtcagagGTGGTGATGATGTGAATAACTAATTTCTAACTTAGACGAGGCTGAAAGGACTTTAACATTCTgaactaaatatattttaaagcatttatttttcaatatgCAGCTGCAGAGAGGAACATGGATTCAAACCGCTCCAGGATCTGTATCCAATTTAGATCCAGTCATCTGATCTGTTTGAAATATCTAAAATCTAGCTGATTAGCATGTAGATAGCTCTATAAAACTTACacatttcttttaatatgtttacaTTAATGTTAACATATGTTATAACTTGAAACAGCTACTATCGCTTAACACTTAGTAATTGTAACTCCTTACAAAGATCTCTGCTATGGTTGTAAGAGTGCCCAAATTATAAATGCTTATactgaaaaacattaaagaagACTTTTTGTAAATCTTATTAGGCATTTCTTACCCAGTAATGGCAGAAATAATGAACTCCACCATAAAACATAACTTTGTTTCAGCCCACTGCTGGTCAGAAACtattcaaaaaacattttttcattcaATAAAAACTTCCTTTTGACAGCGGAAATGTGCCAGAGTCTGTTGTTTTACTGTGTAACTAATAGCACAGGCAAATAAGTAACCTGTGTCCATTTTCCCAGAATTTTATCTCCAGTTTCTGTCACAGACATTTTATCCCTGTCAGGTTACACCTGATTAGATTAGGTAAGAAAAACTTGATATAAAAGTCAAATGTAAAATTCCAGTTTCATCCAATGAAAATTCAAGTTGGGTGATGATGACCAGAAACCGTttaaacaaaatgtatattGTGGGCCAAACTAATTAAAATGTTTCCTTTCTCCTGTCTTGTATTTATAAAGATAAACATCATGGCCCACACTGAAACATAATCATATTCCTCCACCGGATTAAAATGAAAGCTCCGCTCTGTATTTACCCGTTGCCATGGTGAATCCTGGTATTGGCACATTGATGATGGCTTACTGTCTCTACTCACGCACACGCTTAACTGACGGTGGACATGCTCAGAGTTGTTTGAACTTACTGTGATCAGCCTTTCTGGAATGGGAAACTGAGTTGATGACAGAGTTTGTTGAACCTGCTTTCAGGGACAGGTCAACTACATTCTTAATTcttaagttgtattttttttcagacCGACTGGGAATCAGTACTTTATATAGTAACAAGCTAATAAGGCAGATAAGAGTCATAATATCTGGAAGAAGCACCACGACAGTTTGTTTTCCCTATAGGGAGGTCACGTGCTAACTAGAAGTAGACTCCACTGTTTTTCCATTCTGTACATTCCAATATGCTGATCCCATGTTTAACACAATGTAGCCATTGTTTATTCCACACTTTGTTTCCATAACTGTAGCCTTCTCAAGAttcctaaaatgtaaaaaaaacaacaaaaaaaaaacaagttttcttttcttacaaAAGAATTTACACGGATACTATCTATCAATGCAAGTCCCACAAGCTGTCTGAGCTTGGCAGAACTCTTCTATGCTTAGACCACCTGGAATTCATTACAATGCTCCCTTTAGAGTGAATGCTTTAGTAATTGTTCAATTTAAATTTGTCGTCTTCTGTCTTTACCAGTTTTGTCTCTCAATTAATTGTATTtgtcaatttttttgtttttgctgtgaaCCTTTTAATGCAAagtcttattatttattattgatcTATTACTGGCTGTAAGCttcttttgtaattttaaatattcaatATTAGTTGTTGACTCGTGTCTAAACatctctgattctgattaagcctaaaaaaaaaaaaaaaatctttcgctcttgctataaaaaaaaaaaaaaaaaagacaacacagtGAGTCACACACTCAAAGCAGCACACTAGTTATTAAAAAACTCCCTCctactgttttattttacagtattttttccACAGGTGGAAAAGTTACAGAAAAGTTTTATGAGAAATGTGGAGCTGTTGGAGAAATTAGCTGTTACCAGGATTGGTCTTCTCCAGCTGGTACCAGCGGAAGAACGCTCGCTTCTTCTGCTCGCTGAGGTCCGATCCCTGCTGTAGGAGCCAGTGGGAGATCCGGCTCTGACTGATCCCTGGAGGAGCGGGACCAGAGTCACACTTGTGGGGGTCTGGTGCTTGTTCACACACCAACATTTCTGCTTGTGTTTTACCAAACAGATTCAATTTATACTCACCTGTTACCTGAGCAACCACAGCCTGGGATATACGTCGGTTCGCCAGGAAGGATTTAATCTCTTCCTTGATCACAGCACTGTCCCTCCTACAAGAAGGGAGAAGAAAAAGGTACAACACATTTAAATTTTCAACATTACAAGCCTGATATTAATTAACACACGGCAACACAACAATCACTATTCTTATACCAGATATAACTGTCTGCAGTTCAAATATACATTACAGGCTGTTGTACCtgaatgtgtgctgctgtaATATTCCTTGCTCTCCTTCTCCtttgatttcattttcacacatcTTCAAATCAATACTGCTGATTGCTGCCGTCTGGCTGCAGACTACAGATGAGAGGCACTAGACTGGATGTGTGTACTTGTGTTCATTTTGTATGTGTGAGTATTTGTTTGGCAGCAATCATCGCATCATATTCATATTCAGAGTGAGCTACAAGCAGCCTTGTCAGGAATCAGGACCCTCTGTATTAACACATACCCTCTGCTGCTGCAAATTACTGTACATGTGTCTTTAAAAGCAACATGCACCTATCTGAATTCcaaattattattgtttttgcagTAAACTAAAGAAAATAGTGTTATAATCTTTGTAGCACTAAATGCAGTTGGTTGGCAAGAGTCCCTTTTCCGTCACTCATTACCAGGGCTGACTATCAAAATATCATACATGCAGGTTCCTCCTATGCTGACTTTTCCAATTGAGTGTACATGCAAGTATTACATgtatgtatttcaaaaataccggtaaaactattttataaaaaaaaaaaaaatttctaggTGTTATATTATTGAATCAAGGGAAGGCTGGTCTACTGGCATTTACGGCATGGAGTACCAGACTAAAACACTTGACAAAGCACTTGTCTGCTGTGCTTTATGATTGCTAGATGTAGATCTGGCAAACTAGTCAGTTTCTCCTCAGCCTTGAAGTCTTTCATTCAAACTAACCCTTCCAATAAACCAGAAATATCACCTTTGTGAGTCCTGTAAAGGGAAATAAAATCATTGCTGTCTCTTGTAGTCAACAtttaatacaaattaaaacaataaaaaaaagctgtttcctAATCTTGTTGTCTGAATGCACACCCTGAAAAACAACCTCCAAAATAACTTTCTAGAACATCTAATCTGCTCTTAGCTGGTGTGCCCTCGTTTTACCTGCCATTTAAAGGGCTGTTCTTACCTCATCAAGTCCTCCACCTTTTCATCAACGTCTATGTCCTCTTCACTAGCTTCAAACGCATACCCTGGTGTGGTTACAGTAGCGCTAACCACCCCAAGAGGAAACCGGGGTGGTGAAAGCTTCCCATTGGTAACGGCAACCAAACCGTTTGGCACTACTGCTGTTATGGTATTAGGTGAGGCTACCGGAACAGGCAGAGGTGGGGAGGTGGTGTCAAAGTTGTTATTAGGGGACAATGAGAGGCGGTTGTTGGGAAAACTTGTCTGAGTGGCGGTAGAAGTCATGGAAGAAGAGGCGGCGACAGTGCTGGAAGACGAAGGTGGCATATAGGAAGGTTTATGGGTCAACTTGTGCCCATGCTGCCGATCCAGGTGATCCAGGGTGTCCAGAGCATGGAGAACCTCTGCCTGGGTGATGCCCGTCCTCCGTAGCCTCTGGAGGAGGTCAATTTGCTCGATGGTGAAGCGAGGCTCCTCACACTGCTGGAACATCCTGTACGagattattttaaaactgtttagtAGAGTTGTCTGAGCTAACACTGGTATAAATTTTAACATAATATAAAAGTGTCATATTGCAATACCTTTGCTATAGCAACGCCATGCATTTACAGTCCCTTATTTCAACAACCTCcaacaaaagcaagaaaactGTTTCAGCTGAAggtgaaaacaacaaacaaacaaccagtCTAGGAAGGAGAGATGCTGGTAGTCCGTGATGTGCAatccaaatgtaaacaaatgaatTAACCAAGCATTGCCAGTTGAACTCCATATGACGGGAAGAGCAAATGGCAGATGGAAATAACTGATGCAGTTCTGGTTAAACTAAAGTGTTAAGCAtttagtttatatttaaaatctccagagaaaacactaaaaaagaaaagaaaaaacactggcTTACATTTGACTTATGCCATGTCACTGCATATAATGCTGTGTCATCACTATTGCACTATAAtgccctgctgctgctggtagcTTGCTTCAATAGATTCACACTTTGGATTAGGTAGTGTGTC comes from Astatotilapia calliptera chromosome 1, fAstCal1.2, whole genome shotgun sequence and encodes:
- the LOC113026310 gene encoding homeobox-containing protein 1-like isoform X2 — encoded protein: MFQQCEEPRFTIEQIDLLQRLRRTGITQAEVLHALDTLDHLDRQHGHKLTHKPSYMPPSSSSTVAASSSMTSTATQTSFPNNRLSLSPNNNFDTTSPPLPVPVASPNTITAVVPNGLVAVTNGKLSPPRFPLGVVSATVTTPGYAFEASEEDIDVDEKVEDLMRRDSAVIKEEIKSFLANRRISQAVVAQVTGISQSRISHWLLQQGSDLSEQKKRAFFRWYQLEKTNPGATLAMRATPIPLEEVMDWNQAPPTFGSAPGGFRLRRGSRFTWRKECLAVMEGYFNDNQYPDEAKREEIATACNAVIQKPGKKLSDLERVTSLKVYNWFANRRKDIKRRANIAAILESHGIEVQSPGGQSNSDDVDGNDFPDQGCEVSLFDKRPSARQFSFSRADLSSPTQVPTLLPSWFSALGRGGVSGQRAASLIGRSLISGAVPQMEGSRLTGVSWSPPSPSLQDEPTVHSALSEAQDPVSLEKAAAVSDSSPVVTNQGDGAGCSVGNDIKTETLEDD
- the LOC113026310 gene encoding homeobox-containing protein 1-like isoform X3, whose product is MFQQCEEPRFTIEQIDLLQRLRRTGITQAEVLHALDTLDHLDRQHGHKLTHKPSYMPPSSSSTVAASSSMTSTATQTSFPNNRLSLSPNNNFDTTSPPLPVPVASPNTITAVVPNGLVAVTNGKLSPPRFPLGVVSATVTTPGYAFEASEEDIDVDEKVEDLMRRDSAVIKEEIKSFLANRRISQAVVAQVTGISQSRISHWLLQQGSDLSEQKKRAFFRWYQLEKTNPGATLAMRATPIPLEEVMDWNQAPPTFGSAPGGFRLRRGSRFTWRKECLAVMEGYFNDNQYPDEAKREEIATACNAVIQKPGKKLSDLERVTSLKVYNWFANRRKDIKRRANIAILESHGIEVQSPGGQSNSDDVDGNDFPDQGCEVSLFDKRPSARQFSFSRADLSSPTQVPTLLPSWFSALGRGGVSGQRAASLIGRSLISGAVPQMEGSRLTGVSWSPPSPSLQDEPTVHSALSEAQDPVSLEKAAAVSDSSPVVTNQGDGAGCSVGNDIKTETLEDD
- the LOC113026310 gene encoding homeobox-containing protein 1-like isoform X1, giving the protein MFQQCEEPRFTIEQIDLLQRLRRTGITQAEVLHALDTLDHLDRQHGHKLTHKPSYMPPSSSSTVAASSSMTSTATQTSFPNNRLSLSPNNNFDTTSPPLPVPVASPNTITAVVPNGLVAVTNGKLSPPRFPLGVVSATVTTPGYAFEASEEDIDVDEKVEDLMRRDSAVIKEEIKSFLANRRISQAVVAQVTGISQSRISHWLLQQGSDLSEQKKRAFFRWYQLEKTNPGATLAMRATPIPLEEVMDWNQAPPTFGSAPGGFRLRRGSRFTWRKECLAVMEGYFNDNQYPDEAKREEIATACNAVIQKPGKKLSDLERVTSLKVYNWFANRRKDIKRRANIEAAILESHGIEVQSPGGQSNSDDVDGNDFPDQGCEVSLFDKRPSARQFSFSRADLSSPTQVPTLLPSWFSALGRGGVSGQRAASLIGRSLISGAVPQMEGSRLTGVSWSPPSPSLQDEPTVHSALSEAQDPVSLEKAAAVSDSSPVVTNQGDGAGCSVGNDIKTETLEDD